One Chitinophagaceae bacterium C216 genomic window carries:
- the nth_2 gene encoding Endonuclease III, whose amino-acid sequence MTKKERYRFVIDYFSEHMPEPETELIYDNPYQLLVAVILSAQCTDKRVNLTTPHLFQKYPDIYSLSKATPEEVFPIIKSISYPNNKSKHLVGMAKKVVEEFNGEIPMTVQELTTLPGVGRKTANVITSVIEKQPNMAVDTHVFRVSKRIGLVSPKASTPLAVEKELVKNIDPSLIHKAHHWLILHGRYTCMARNPKCRECGLQQACAWFHKNVTLI is encoded by the coding sequence ATGACAAAGAAAGAGCGTTATCGGTTTGTTATTGATTATTTTTCGGAACATATGCCCGAACCTGAAACGGAGTTGATATATGATAACCCCTATCAATTGTTGGTAGCTGTAATATTATCCGCACAATGTACCGACAAGCGTGTGAACCTGACCACACCGCATCTTTTTCAAAAATATCCGGATATATACAGCCTAAGTAAAGCCACTCCGGAAGAAGTGTTTCCTATTATCAAAAGCATCTCTTATCCTAACAATAAGAGCAAACATCTGGTAGGAATGGCTAAGAAGGTTGTGGAAGAATTTAACGGCGAAATACCTATGACCGTACAGGAATTAACTACGCTGCCGGGAGTAGGGCGCAAAACCGCTAACGTGATTACTTCGGTAATTGAAAAGCAGCCCAATATGGCTGTAGACACACATGTATTCCGGGTAAGCAAAAGAATAGGACTTGTATCACCCAAAGCGAGCACACCCTTGGCTGTAGAAAAGGAGCTGGTTAAAAATATTGACCCCTCGTTGATTCATAAAGCCCATCACTGGCTGATATTACATGGACGTTATACTTGTATGGCACGCAACCCCAAATGCCGCGAATGCGGATTACAACAGGCCTGCGCATGGTTTCACAAAAATGTTACGCTTATATAA
- the manA_1 gene encoding Mannose-6-phosphate isomerase: MQVLAPLSGDIKHYDWGGIHYIPSLLEIENPNMEPYAEYWLGVHPQANCKITLDDGSEVLLRDYIQQQPEKTLGKKILKTFGNMPYLLKVLDVKDMLSIQVHPSKKQAVIDFEEENKKGIPLDAPHRNYKDTNHKPELMVAMSEFYLLHGFKPEEEMEAILTQTKELKFLKPIFKKKGYAGLYKTVMEMPQEKVNEVLHPLLARIIPLYQNGVLQKNDENFWAARAALTFDRPGVIDRGIFSVYFFNLVHLTPGQAIFQDAGVPHAYLEGYNVEIMASSDNVLRGGLTTKHIDTAELLKHTKCEATHPKIIKKARTASQQYKAPVKDFALASYKLKKGESIKLDIATTEIFLLMEGNVTLKAKKTTVPLHRGNIAAAAFAGAKVTVKALEDSWLFKAAAK; this comes from the coding sequence ATGCAAGTGTTAGCACCATTAAGCGGAGATATTAAGCATTACGACTGGGGGGGTATTCATTACATTCCTTCACTTCTAGAAATTGAGAACCCTAATATGGAGCCCTATGCCGAATACTGGCTAGGCGTACATCCTCAAGCTAATTGTAAAATTACCTTGGATGACGGGTCCGAAGTATTACTGAGAGATTATATTCAGCAACAACCCGAGAAAACATTGGGCAAAAAGATACTGAAGACCTTCGGTAATATGCCTTACTTGCTGAAAGTGCTGGACGTGAAAGATATGCTCTCGATTCAAGTACATCCTTCCAAAAAGCAGGCAGTCATTGACTTTGAGGAAGAGAACAAAAAAGGCATTCCGCTGGATGCGCCTCACAGAAATTACAAGGATACCAATCATAAACCCGAGTTGATGGTAGCCATGAGTGAGTTCTATCTGCTACATGGGTTTAAGCCCGAAGAAGAAATGGAAGCTATACTCACTCAGACCAAAGAATTGAAATTTTTGAAACCGATATTTAAAAAGAAAGGTTACGCAGGACTGTATAAGACAGTTATGGAAATGCCACAGGAAAAAGTAAATGAAGTACTGCATCCCTTGTTAGCACGCATCATACCTTTATATCAAAACGGTGTGCTGCAGAAAAATGATGAAAACTTCTGGGCGGCTCGTGCTGCACTTACATTTGACAGACCTGGCGTAATAGACCGCGGCATCTTTTCGGTTTATTTCTTCAACCTAGTACATCTTACACCAGGACAAGCTATCTTCCAAGATGCGGGCGTACCCCATGCCTATTTAGAGGGTTACAATGTAGAAATCATGGCCAGCAGTGACAATGTTCTGCGTGGCGGTCTTACTACTAAACACATCGACACTGCAGAATTGCTTAAACACACCAAATGCGAAGCCACGCATCCCAAAATCATTAAAAAGGCGCGTACTGCCAGCCAGCAATACAAAGCGCCCGTGAAAGATTTTGCACTGGCCTCTTATAAATTAAAAAAAGGCGAATCCATAAAATTGGATATTGCCACTACCGAAATATTCCTATTGATGGAGGGCAACGTGACACTGAAAGCGAAAAAGACTACTGTACCCCTGCATCGTGGTAATATTGCTGCTGCTGCATTTGCCGGAGCCAAAGTAACCGTTAAGGCGCTGGAAGATTCTTGGCTGTTCAAAGCCGCGGCGAAATAG
- a CDS encoding hypothetical protein (UPF0102 protein RPA0323): MAAHNQLGKAGEAMAVKFFTQKGYLIVCRNWRYGRHEIDIIATKDNKLHFIEVKTRSSSRYGYPEESVTAKKFASLKAAADAYLFQHPGYKWIQYDVLSITLHKNRPPEYFLLEDVFM, encoded by the coding sequence ATGGCGGCACATAATCAGTTAGGAAAGGCCGGGGAAGCCATGGCCGTAAAGTTTTTTACGCAAAAAGGCTATCTCATTGTTTGTCGTAACTGGCGTTATGGCAGGCATGAAATTGACATTATCGCCACGAAAGACAATAAATTGCATTTTATTGAAGTGAAGACCAGAAGCTCATCCCGTTACGGCTATCCGGAGGAGAGCGTAACTGCGAAAAAATTTGCGTCTTTGAAGGCTGCTGCCGATGCATATTTATTTCAGCACCCGGGTTACAAATGGATACAGTATGATGTATTATCCATTACACTGCATAAAAATAGACCTCCTGAATACTTTTTGCTCGAAGATGTTTTTATGTAA